One Salvia splendens isolate huo1 chromosome 1, SspV2, whole genome shotgun sequence genomic window, AACATcgagaagaggaagaaataaatatcccaattctgatccagcgagttcagtcaaatctttggcttttgactcatgtgatttttctttaaaattttatatttgaacttagaacccctaggaccctaccctaatacgttactacccttgagccctgttacaacccaaaacaaagaccttaaggaactatcttgtgcagtccgattcaaggtattaaatttatggcaacaccgagtgaacagtcctaacatctctggtgagaaatgagtgactgagtgaatccaacagtggttttgaattgagcaatcttgacaagctgacaccttgatcaagcaaaggcgaaagaaaagaaacataagctactgaagattggattgacctcgacctcgggtatgattgttggaaaattattcggtctaatgcatacatgtgaatacgtgtttttcttttcatttttctttacttgtgaaataagtaaaccatgcctgaaatttgccttatctttttcttttctttttctttatacttgaggacaagtatgctTTAAGTGtaagcagtttgataaggctcatttcatgcatcggtttaagggtaaaatgtatactacttgatcggtttatcgcgcaaaacaagtgttaaaatgtgcagaaatgctacttgcccaaggcagcaaggccgaactgatcaagcaagtacaaaaggtgaaaaagggccaagaatcgggggagttcatcaagggggagcgatcaaacagttaggtggggactgctggcttctagaagaagaacacgtgaggaaatgagctggatatgacgcaccattctgttatcaaggacaacgttctagaaggggacacgtgcctgaatatgagacgcaaggacggggctgagtcaggaatctgttactcgaaagcatcgtcattctagaagaaagagcacgtagcaatcaatgagtcgctcattctcagcattagcgaatattccctgtcaagatcgttatccagctggaggccgaatcgagcttataaatagagggtgtgccatcacaaagAAAGATctgagactttactttccgtctagtttagcttagcttagtgtAGCTCAGCTCCCTAGCTTAGTTTAGACCAgttctctagtttagtttagatagcttagttaaaagggcgaccgaaggtaGCGCTgtagaatactcatttctgttagcattatcttaagtttcccgctgagattcttctcagtttttaccgctttctagtttccgaagtgttagcttagtttaatatcacgctgtactcagtttttagtttaatcgaagttattttTCGTTtacatcctcgcatttacttttccgttgttacctgcaattcacttgacctagtagttaaagttccattgatcaagctagctagtttaattctgcctagattaaaaacagtagttaaaaactcccaagttaaagcgtggcaacaaccaaccccccctgttcactactcacacactcgacacaccaacttctctgtgggatcgaccccgaacttgccgctttactgtttaagttgtgcaaaattgggagttataaatatttttcttatgtgagtcggtttgaggattgatttgattaagtggcaacgacaatttgctaactgatccgaccggttcggttatcttccatataacttgatccaattccAATCCGTCGATCTCGACCTCAccacgtaccaaaatggcaaaatgactctattactatggagcGGGGGAGTATGTAATAGTATGTGTATTAATTTcttgtatttataatttaaaactaGATTATGTTTacatataatttaatattaaaatagtttattaaattttactatatttcaataattcttatgtatttatattaatataatataatactctatatttataatttattacttgtatatataaattcatattttcgtaatttattttactatatccttataatttatatatatttgtattaatataaaaatgtagTACTACATACACTTGATCTATAAATTGATAATCTTGAATACGTATGCGATCTTTTCCGCAGATAACATGAATGTAACGTTACACTATCGTTAATTTTCAGCCCCAACTTCTTCAAATTCCTGGTTTCGTCACTAAGTATATCTATCAAGTTCATGGTATTTCTTACCGTCACCAATATTATAGTTTgtggaaaataccaaattttaaaGAAAGTTAATGATTTTTAAAGCTATTTTCCTAAGAAGGAAAAATACGCAAATAACTGTAGTTGTTCTGAATCTGCTTGTCAAAATGGAGACTTTTATTAGTTGCCAAAATGTAAATGTATAATATTAAACGTGACGGCAAAATATACGAATTCCTATTCGCACAAAAGAAAATGCAAATGACAATAGATTTTAGTGAAATTGAAAACATGATCTTtctaaaataatgaaaaagtcAGAAAATTGTAGAAAATAAGAGTCAAGATTAGTCTTTACAATATATTGTAGGGGAAATTGAAAACATGATCATTATAGTTAAAAAATTGTAGAAAATAAGAGACAAGATTATCTTCATAATTACTCCctcctctctctatatatatacccTTTCAACGCATTGTATCTCCATCTTCACAAATCAACTTTTCTTTCCCACATTTTTGTGTGAGAGAGAttgtgaagatgatgatggtgATGCGTAGACACTCATTCTCCCGCTGCGCCGCCGCCAAATCCAaatccactctctctctcaccaaCGAACCTCCTCTCCCAAAAATTCCTGCCTTCGACTACGTCGCCCCACCAATCACCATATACCGGCCCCTCCACCGACGAGATCCTCGCCAAGCGCGGCCAGTTCCTCAACCCCTCCATCTTCCATTCCTTCAAAAATCCTGTAACATTCGCAACctgaatattttattattagtattcTCTTTGAATGTTAAtgtgatttgtttttttttttttttttatgttttgcaaAGTTGTGTTTGGTTGATGGGAAGAATAGTATCTGTTCGACGACAAGGGGCGGAGGTTGTTGGGCTGGTCCCATTATGTGGGAGCCCAACTCAAGTTGGCCCAAATAAATGGGCATTTTTTTAATGCTAATTAGTGTGTGTGTTTAATTAGAAATTGACACCACATCTTTTGATTTGGGTGAATCACAAAAAAACTGAAACGGTGGTGCAGAGAAAAGAAGGAGAGGGTCAGCTGCTGTTATCATCAATTCAGTGTCAAAATTGAGAGATTAAGTGGCAACGTGTAACTCCATTTTGTGAAAGGTGAGTGCAGATTTTCAGCTTGGTGCAGTTCTGTTCGAGGCTTCGATCGGGTATTCATCCGTGGTTTGATTGAGCTGAAATTCGGACAGTGGGTAGTCGACTTGAAGATCTTGATATTGTACGGTGGGATTGTTGATCCGTGAACAGTAAGGTCAGATTTTCTGGTGTCGAAGTCAGCCCCTGTTTTGGTGATTTTCTTATCTTGTTTTGGGTATTTTGCTTAAGATTGTTTTATCAACCTAGTTGGAGTTCATACTAGTTGCAGAGGTTGGATATTTGATCTTGTAGCAAAAACATATTATAGTGGAGTTTTTGAGTGGACTCTCAAGTCCCGTGGTTTTTCCCTTTTGCTTCGAAAGGGTTTTCCACGTAAAAATCGTTGTCTCAGTTTATATTTCTGCTGATTGTTTGTCTTTGATATTATCGTGCCATATtgtgtttgaaataattatCGGACTTGTGTTATTGGGAGAGAAAGAACACCGTTTGTGCTTCCGCAGGCTTTGGTTGTTTGGTTTCTTCCCAGCAGAGGTAACTCGACGCGTCTGGCGGGATCGCCACCGTGGGATGTGGCCACAGCCACCCCGAGGTGGTGGACGTTGTCGTTAATCAGATGAAGCGCCTCCAGCATCCCATTGTTCTCTATCTCAATCCTGCTATCGCTGATTTTACCGAGGCGCTCGCTTCCAAGTTTCCCGGCGATCTCAAGGTTTATAAAAAACATTGCGAAAACAAGTACTTATATTTTTTGGCCTTTCACTGCAACACAGATAACGGTTAAGGGCGctttttaatactccatccgtctcataatagatgtcacactttttttttttagtttgtcccacaaaagatgtcacatttctatttttagaaaaagttctctctcatattaatataaaaatatattttttctcttcattcaacacacaaaacaaaacctcctaaaatcccgtgccatcccacaagtgtgacatcttttatgggacgcaGGGAGTACTATTAAGGACGCTGATTTATGTGTCTAATTATACCAACAACACTTTACAAAGTGTCCTTATTGTTGGTGTTCCAACTAAAATTAGGGGACACAAATAAAAATCTCCTTAAAATgcaaaagattaagataatttatcTTCAACTTAGGAacaaaagattaagataatttatcAACTTAGTGACACATTCTTTTCCTTTCTAAATTAtggttaatttaaaaaaattcaactgCTAGTAGTAATAATTGTTGTTCTGATTTAGGTTGTTTTCTTCATGAATTCGGGGACGGAGGCGAAAGAGCTGGCCTTGATGATGGCGCAATTGTACAGTGGCTGCCACGATGTGGTTTCGATTAGGAACGACTATCATGGTAATGCTGCCGGCACAATGGTTGCCACTGCTCAAGGAAGCTACAAATTCAATGTTGTGCAGGTATTTTGATATTGAACAAAATctcttgttttgtatttttttattgaacaaaaTCTCTTGATTTTTCAAAAGTTGAGCGTGTTACATCTTTGCTTCTATTTTTGACAGACTGGAGTGCATCATGCACTGAATCCAAACCAGTACAGAGGAATCTTTGGGTTGGACGGGTTGAAGTATGCAAGAGATGTGGATGATATAGTCACTTACGGAACGTCTGGTCGTGTTGGTGCCTTCATTGCTGAAGCCATCCAGGTACACATCTTGTTTTTTTTGTCTTGTAGTGTATAAGGATTGATGATTGCAATCTCGACAGGGTGTTGGTGGGGTCATGGAGTTGGCTCCGGGATATCTTCCTGCTGTCTACGACACCATAAGAAAGGCAGGTGGCCTTTACATATCTGATGAGGTCCAATCGGGCTTTGGTTGTACGGGGAGCCATTTTTGGGGCTTTGAAGCCCATGGGGTTGTGCATGATATAGTAACCTTGGCCAAGGTAGTTTCTCATTTTTTCCAAGTTATGTCTCCACATCAACACTGCATTTATTATATTGCGTGTGTATATATCATCTCAGGGCATTGGGAATGGAATGCCACTCGGTGCAGTGGTGACCACGCCCGAGATTGCAAAGGTCTTGACTCATCGGAACTATTTCAACACGTTTGGTGGCAATCCGGTCCGCAGCGCTGCCGGTCTTGCAGTGCTTAAAGTGATAGAGAAGGAACATCTTCAGCAGAATGCTCTCACTGTCGGGCCGTACCTCAAGGATCGCCTCGTTTCCTTGAAGAACAAATACGAGATCACCAGGGATGTCAGGGAAAGAGGGTTGATGCTTGTAATAGAGCTTGTCACGAACCGGCAGCTGAAAACCCCTGCCAAGGATGAGACTATTTATATACTGGAACTAATGAAAGGTGATGTTCTTttctacttgaattccattttgATGATCATGCTTGTACTAAAAAATCCTAATGTGTAAATGTTGTGTTGACAGATTTGGGAGTGGTGATTGGGAAAGGGTAGTTCTTTGGCAATGTGTTCAGGATCACACCGCCCCTCTGCTTCACCGAGGAGGATGCTAGTTCGTGTTCATATCGCATTGATTAATTTCGTTGCAACCTTATGTTGATGCTGATTTATTATGTTGATGCTGATTTCCTTGTGGATGCGATGGACTATTCAATGTCGAAGGTATAGAGTTGGATCAGTGAAGTATCTTCccagaataaaataaaaggtcTACAAAAATggaattttgtttattatggcAACTTAATTAATCTAGTAGAGTACTAGTAATTTTTAATAACGTATTATTGTTCTCATTTCGGTCTCCTTTATTTCTCTTGCGTAGATGAGCATGACCCTTAGATGACATCCTTGATCCAATCTAACGGATCCATATCCCTACCTttcccaatttgtgtgaaaaccatcttttacttgctttgctTAGTTAATTGTCTTAATTTGCTTACTTGTTCCTTGCTATTAGTTAAGAAAAACCAAAAATCTCCTTTTATTAGTCTAGATAGTGTTTGACATTGCATCATAGTACTCAAACAAGCTTTTAGTCTTCATGGATCGATAATTTTAGCTTGCCACGTGCTACATACCCCATACACTTGTGGGTGACATATTGATTGCAAAATTAGCATGAGTCAGACCGCTGGGATGAAGTGTAGCGACCGCTATCCATGAGGCAGAGGCTACAGAACACCATGCaacgaccgctggccaaggtgcagcggcccgctgagAAAAAGCGGCCCACAtaattgacctactttctccccaagatttaccaaaccGAGCCACTTTTTACCTTATTTGCTGTTGCTcaaattttcccctataaataccccctcaaacctcttcattaagGATCCTCTTTTTGCCATTTAATTTtagagcataaatttgagagttcttcattgtgcaagaggttgaagaaggaatcaagagaagatcaaggctacaaggattcaacctttaggttttattgctttaggtcttatgttcactttgttttccctacaatctatatttttagattattctatcatgtgtaactaaattcataggattcgggatgtgttagtaacgactttggttatacaattccattttctatttaatatccattttgtttttacttcgtttcttccctaagttgttggataatgcttcacgtttgagtgacacattcggtgatgaattaatataacttgctacataattgtgagaggaggttggcgagttaggtccATTTAGTAGatactacaattagcttcccttaaaacgacactgttaattgtgAGTGAGTactttataagggtcttaggaacttttaggagttacggatctaggattgacaaccctagtgtgttagtaatctacacttgtgccgcatgggcaaaacttatgtgactcatgttagggtattgtagttggaatttgtataaccataactgtgaacgcgcatccctggaattctgttatctctcatattttacctcttTGATTACTTGCAATTAGTTGGTTACTTGCTTTCAAactgtttttagttttcaaaaattCTAAAACTTTCAGTTTTTCAAATATTGAAGGAAGCTTAGTAGAAGATAGtcaatttgtgattgttttccctgtgttcgatatccggtactaacctttagctatactatatatactctgtatacttgcaggtttatttagtgctaataaaaagtgcatcaagtttttggcgtcATTGCCTGGGACAACATTCACTAcgtgattgatatcttcaaacggaCGAATTTGctactttg contains:
- the LOC121745899 gene encoding alanine--glyoxylate aminotransferase 2 homolog 2, mitochondrial-like isoform X1, encoding MKRLQHPIVLYLNPAIADFTEALASKFPGDLKVVFFMNSGTEAKELALMMAQLYSGCHDVVSIRNDYHGNAAGTMVATAQGSYKFNVVQTGVHHALNPNQYRGIFGLDGLKYARDVDDIVTYGTSGRVGAFIAEAIQGVGGVMELAPGYLPAVYDTIRKAGGLYISDEVQSGFGCTGSHFWGFEAHGVVHDIVTLAKGIGNGMPLGAVVTTPEIAKVLTHRNYFNTFGGNPVRSAAGLAVLKVIEKEHLQQNALTVGPYLKDRLVSLKNKYEITRDVRERGLMLVIELVTNRQLKTPAKDETIYILELMKDLGVVIGKG
- the LOC121745899 gene encoding alanine--glyoxylate aminotransferase 2 homolog 2, mitochondrial-like isoform X2; protein product: MKRLQHPIVLYLNPAIADFTEALASKFPGDLKVVFFMNSGTEAKELALMMAQLYSGCHDVVSIRNDYHGNAAGTMVATAQGSYKFNVVQTGVHHALNPNQYRGIFGLDGLKYARDVDDIVTYGTSGRVGAFIAEAIQLAPGYLPAVYDTIRKAGGLYISDEVQSGFGCTGSHFWGFEAHGVVHDIVTLAKGIGNGMPLGAVVTTPEIAKVLTHRNYFNTFGGNPVRSAAGLAVLKVIEKEHLQQNALTVGPYLKDRLVSLKNKYEITRDVRERGLMLVIELVTNRQLKTPAKDETIYILELMKDLGVVIGKG